In the Rubripirellula tenax genome, one interval contains:
- a CDS encoding alpha-amylase family glycosyl hydrolase, producing MSRVDECLASLDVDSETQAAFLKRLDEFWPELFSLLRGLYGQRYDFFFHLEQILVTAAKACAERPAKLVESDRRRTHNPEWFHSEKIVGGALYVDLFSGNLRKLTDSIDYFKELGLTYLHLMPLFAVRPGDSDGGYAISDYRSVDPRIGTIDDLTELAARLHEEGILLVLDFVFNHTSDDHRWAKLAQSGDVEYQDFYYIFPDRSLPDQYQATLRDIFPTVRRGSYTWHDATQAWVWTTFNSFQWDLNYSNPAVFRAMAEEMFFIANTGVDILRLDAVAFIWKQMGTSCENLPEAHQLIQAFNRLARIATPGLVFKSEAIVHPEDVLKYVSPEECQISYNPTLMALLWESLATRKTTLLCQSLSRYHKLPPQTAWVNYLRCHDDIGWTFDDADAAHVGINAYEHRQFLNRFYTGQFEGSFARGIPFQENLETGDMRIAGTLASLAGLERAIELKDNIEIELSVRRMLLLQSVTLSIGGIPLLYLGEEWGMLNDYEFVQDPAKAGDTRWVHRPKMRWEFLDDLKETLDTDDALADRSIRRLIFRGLQRMIEKRKHLTAFAGQDIQIYAAGNPHLLCFARIHAGSRILVVANFSDQPQAIDGNLLRTAGLARFFENTLSDKQYSTEQPVVVEPYETLWLSRL from the coding sequence ATGTCGCGAGTAGATGAGTGCCTGGCCTCCCTTGATGTCGATTCGGAAACACAAGCCGCTTTCCTTAAGCGACTCGACGAGTTTTGGCCGGAGTTGTTCTCTTTGTTGCGCGGACTCTATGGCCAGCGATACGATTTCTTTTTCCACTTGGAACAGATTCTCGTCACCGCCGCAAAGGCTTGCGCCGAGCGACCAGCGAAGTTGGTCGAATCGGATCGGCGGCGCACGCACAATCCTGAGTGGTTCCACAGCGAGAAAATTGTCGGCGGCGCTCTGTACGTCGATCTGTTCAGCGGCAACTTACGTAAGCTGACCGATTCGATCGACTACTTCAAAGAGCTTGGGCTTACCTACTTGCACTTGATGCCCCTGTTCGCCGTTCGGCCCGGCGACAGCGACGGCGGATACGCGATCAGCGATTATCGCAGCGTCGATCCGCGAATCGGAACCATCGACGACTTGACCGAGTTGGCGGCAAGGTTGCACGAGGAAGGCATACTGTTGGTGCTGGACTTTGTCTTCAACCACACGTCCGACGACCATCGTTGGGCAAAGTTGGCTCAATCTGGTGACGTCGAATACCAAGACTTTTACTACATCTTTCCCGATCGCAGTTTGCCCGATCAGTATCAAGCGACCTTACGCGATATCTTTCCGACCGTGCGCCGCGGCAGCTACACGTGGCACGACGCCACTCAGGCTTGGGTCTGGACCACGTTCAACAGTTTTCAATGGGATTTGAATTACAGCAATCCAGCGGTCTTTCGGGCGATGGCCGAAGAGATGTTCTTCATCGCAAACACGGGCGTCGATATTTTGCGTTTGGATGCTGTCGCTTTTATTTGGAAACAGATGGGAACGAGTTGCGAAAATTTGCCCGAGGCTCATCAGCTGATTCAAGCCTTCAATCGATTGGCCAGGATCGCAACGCCGGGATTGGTCTTTAAGTCCGAAGCAATCGTCCACCCCGAAGACGTCTTGAAATACGTTTCGCCCGAAGAGTGCCAAATTTCTTACAACCCAACATTGATGGCGCTACTATGGGAGTCGCTGGCGACTCGCAAGACGACGCTGCTGTGCCAATCGCTTTCGCGATATCACAAGCTGCCACCGCAAACGGCGTGGGTGAACTACCTGCGCTGTCACGACGACATCGGATGGACTTTTGATGACGCCGATGCGGCTCATGTCGGGATCAATGCTTACGAGCACCGGCAATTCCTGAATCGTTTCTATACGGGGCAATTCGAAGGATCGTTTGCGAGAGGCATTCCCTTCCAGGAGAACTTGGAAACCGGTGACATGCGCATCGCAGGTACGCTCGCATCGCTGGCGGGTCTCGAACGCGCGATCGAGTTGAAAGATAACATAGAGATCGAGCTGTCGGTTCGTCGCATGCTGTTGTTGCAAAGCGTGACGCTGTCGATCGGCGGCATTCCGCTGCTGTATCTGGGCGAAGAGTGGGGCATGCTCAACGATTACGAGTTCGTCCAGGACCCTGCCAAAGCAGGCGACACACGTTGGGTTCATCGGCCGAAAATGCGTTGGGAATTTTTGGATGACTTGAAAGAAACGCTTGACACCGATGACGCCCTGGCCGACCGGTCGATTCGGCGATTGATCTTCCGAGGCTTGCAGCGGATGATCGAAAAACGCAAGCACCTTACCGCATTTGCCGGACAAGACATTCAGATATACGCTGCCGGTAATCCGCACCTGCTGTGCTTTGCCCGGATCCATGCGGGCAGTCGGATTTTGGTGGTAGCCAACTTTTCGGATCAACCGCAGGCGATTGACGGCAACCTGCTGCGGACTGCTGGCTTGGCCAGGTTTTTTGAAAACACGCTCAGCGACAAACAGTATTCCACGGAACAGCCGGTCGTCGTCGAGCCCTACGAGACGCTTTGGCTCTCGCGGCTCTAA
- a CDS encoding sulfatase-like hydrolase/transferase, translated as MGASQTLSDSSYANAETAKPNIVFLLTDDHRWDGYRAANNHRFKTPYLDQIAESGTRFDNAFVTLAICSPSRADCLTGRFCSVNGATAVGKTPLNEEKNNVRT; from the coding sequence TTGGGGGCATCCCAGACTCTCAGTGATAGCTCGTATGCAAATGCGGAAACAGCGAAGCCGAATATCGTCTTTCTTCTGACAGACGACCACCGCTGGGATGGCTATCGTGCCGCCAACAACCATCGATTTAAAACGCCATACCTCGATCAGATCGCAGAATCCGGCACGCGATTCGACAATGCGTTCGTGACGTTAGCGATCTGTTCGCCCAGCCGAGCCGACTGTTTGACAGGGCGATTTTGCAGCGTGAATGGCGCGACTGCGGTTGGCAAAACGCCGCTCAACGAGGAGAAAAACAACGTTCGTACATAA